Proteins encoded in a region of the Melioribacteraceae bacterium genome:
- a CDS encoding glycosyltransferase, with the protein MKYLIICDSDLITKPFASAFRAINLALGLKNCNNSVALFSIYPNAEKKSYLEQNKDIIVYSYSNEFASLDDFYEYVINDNTPSIIIYRDRNLKTLRTIIRYRNKYNYKIIMDLGEDLWGIFLNTNWIRKNIIIGIYTLINSFMETLFIKFIYFNKIDFFIIINPKLSSRIPKRIPYIYIPQILSDYYSQGCKKASDFTKQYFVHIGTVALKKDDLLAIIKGFSKFINYNSKYKLFLIGQQSKRLISYINKYNITDHVVFIDYLSQQELLNLLNTSTFNIITQKKNKQNAYNFPTKLLQYILSGNLLVSSNHGILKAFLKDNYNCIIYETGNPQHIAYAFNRAIQYKQEDRIRLINNLQLLIKNNLSAELKCKDINKMVEDYDK; encoded by the coding sequence ATGAAATATTTAATAATATGTGATAGCGACTTAATAACTAAACCATTTGCAAGTGCATTTAGAGCAATAAATTTAGCATTAGGTTTGAAAAATTGTAATAACAGTGTAGCCTTATTTTCTATTTACCCAAATGCAGAAAAAAAAAGTTATTTAGAACAAAATAAAGATATTATCGTATATAGTTATTCAAATGAGTTTGCCTCTTTGGATGATTTCTATGAATATGTTATAAATGATAATACTCCCAGTATAATAATTTATCGAGATAGAAATTTAAAGACTCTAAGGACTATTATTCGATACCGAAACAAGTACAATTATAAAATCATTATGGATTTGGGAGAGGATCTTTGGGGTATATTTCTCAATACTAATTGGATAAGGAAAAATATAATAATTGGAATTTATACTTTAATCAATTCGTTTATGGAAACACTTTTCATAAAATTTATCTATTTCAATAAAATCGATTTTTTTATAATTATAAATCCCAAATTATCCTCTAGAATACCAAAGCGAATACCTTATATATATATCCCTCAAATATTAAGTGATTATTATTCGCAAGGATGTAAAAAAGCAAGCGACTTTACAAAGCAATATTTTGTTCATATTGGCACTGTGGCATTAAAAAAGGATGATTTGTTAGCAATAATAAAAGGTTTTTCAAAATTCATAAACTATAATTCTAAGTATAAATTATTTTTAATTGGACAACAATCAAAGAGATTAATAAGTTACATTAATAAATATAACATAACTGACCATGTCGTATTTATAGATTACTTATCACAACAAGAATTATTGAATCTATTAAATACTTCAACGTTTAATATTATTACCCAGAAAAAAAACAAACAAAATGCATATAATTTCCCTACTAAACTATTACAATATATTTTATCTGGTAATCTATTAGTTAGTTCGAATCACGGTATACTAAAGGCTTTTCTTAAAGACAATTATAATTGCATAATTTATGAAACCGGCAATCCACAACACATAGCATACGCATTTAATAGGGCTATTCAATACAAACAAGAGGATAGAATTAGATTGATAAATAATTTGCAGTTACTTATAAAAAATAACTTATCAGCTGAATTAAAGTGCAAGGATATTAATAAAATGGTTGAAGATTATGACAAATAA
- a CDS encoding oligosaccharide flippase family protein, whose amino-acid sequence MHSKLFKNSIIYTIGNLLPKIASFILVPIYSRYLTPSDYGITSSMSVLTMILAIVFTLAVERSINRLYYDFKTENERKDFLGTINYAIVILSSLILLLLFIFSNLVEKIFSSISFYPYYVYAILAAFLNILVTVPTMYYRVEEKAKMFVGLSLIRFAATIVFTLALVVWFKQGAEGYLKASLLAALFVFPIFLIITLRITNFTIKPDILKSSLKFSLPMIPVMVSAWVLNLSDRIFIERYLSLADVGIYSIGYSAAGFVLLFTGAFYTAYSPHFYKIANSKDKVDAKAELAKTNNIFIIATMAICFVVSLFSKEIIQILFDPRYHQAYIYIPIISLAYFFQQLNGLNHLMIYQEKKTIVVMYIIIVCATVNVLLNFLLIPLIGAYGAAITTLLALFSQFTLSYSVSRRYYFIPFNWKSILPLLTGAIIVYLLFYYLNLRLIPAMIIKTVLVAFFVIIFYVKYYHPLKKLVFS is encoded by the coding sequence ATGCACAGTAAATTATTTAAGAATAGTATTATTTATACTATTGGTAATTTACTACCAAAGATTGCAAGCTTTATTCTTGTACCAATATACAGCAGGTATCTAACACCTTCGGATTATGGTATTACTAGCTCTATGTCCGTACTTACAATGATTTTAGCAATTGTATTTACACTTGCCGTTGAAAGATCTATTAACAGGCTTTATTATGATTTTAAGACCGAAAATGAAAGAAAAGATTTTTTAGGTACTATTAACTATGCTATAGTAATTCTTTCTTCCTTAATACTTTTATTACTTTTTATATTTAGTAACCTGGTTGAAAAAATATTTTCTTCTATCAGTTTCTATCCTTATTATGTTTATGCAATACTTGCTGCTTTTTTAAATATTCTTGTTACTGTTCCAACAATGTATTACAGGGTTGAAGAAAAAGCAAAAATGTTTGTCGGGCTTTCATTAATCCGCTTTGCTGCAACAATTGTCTTTACTCTTGCATTGGTTGTCTGGTTTAAACAGGGGGCTGAAGGGTATTTAAAGGCAAGTTTATTAGCTGCTCTTTTTGTTTTCCCGATTTTTCTTATTATAACTCTTAGAATTACTAATTTTACAATCAAACCAGATATACTTAAATCCTCATTAAAATTTAGTCTCCCGATGATTCCGGTTATGGTCTCTGCATGGGTGCTTAATCTTTCCGATAGGATTTTCATTGAAAGATATCTCTCTCTGGCAGATGTAGGTATATATTCAATTGGATATAGTGCTGCAGGATTTGTGCTCCTTTTTACGGGTGCGTTTTATACAGCATACAGTCCTCACTTCTATAAAATTGCTAATAGTAAAGATAAAGTCGATGCAAAAGCTGAATTAGCAAAAACTAATAACATTTTCATTATAGCTACAATGGCAATTTGTTTTGTCGTTTCATTATTTTCAAAAGAGATAATTCAGATACTTTTTGATCCCCGCTATCATCAGGCATATATCTATATACCTATTATTTCTTTAGCATATTTTTTCCAGCAGCTCAATGGCCTAAACCATCTTATGATATATCAGGAGAAAAAAACCATAGTTGTTATGTATATAATTATAGTATGTGCAACAGTAAACGTTTTACTTAATTTTTTATTGATCCCATTAATCGGTGCTTACGGAGCAGCCATTACAACTCTTTTAGCTCTCTTTTCACAATTCACTTTGTCCTATTCTGTTTCCAGACGATATTATTTTATCCCTTTTAATTGGAAGTCGATTTTACCTCTATTGACTGGAGCAATAATTGTCTATTTACTTTTTTATTATCTAAATCTCAGATTAATTCCTGCAATGATTATAAAGACTGTTTTGGTTGCATTTTTTGTAATAATATTTTACGTAAAATATTATCATCCGCTTAAAAAACTTGTGTTTTCCTAA
- a CDS encoding SDR family oxidoreductase: MKKAIILASSRGIGKAISDSLAELNYSIVNTSSTTLDTANLSQVENLIEKEKWTDILVLNTGGPPSKDFYEITKDDWIKYFNQLFLSFCLILQKMEIKKNGYVFLISSFNIKEPNPNLILSNSYRIAFVSVLKSLSKIYAKRNISCINIAPGPIKTDRLIALVNDINKYEESLPMGRAGRPEEIGKFVKSIIENEIKYLNGVTINFDGGKSNYVL, translated from the coding sequence ATGAAAAAAGCAATAATTTTAGCTAGCTCACGTGGTATTGGAAAAGCTATATCCGATAGCCTTGCGGAATTAAATTATTCGATAGTTAATACTTCGAGTACTACTTTAGATACAGCAAATCTTTCTCAGGTGGAAAATTTAATTGAGAAAGAAAAATGGACCGATATATTGGTATTAAATACGGGAGGACCGCCAAGTAAAGATTTTTATGAAATCACTAAAGACGATTGGATTAAATATTTTAATCAATTGTTTCTTAGTTTTTGTTTGATACTTCAAAAAATGGAAATTAAAAAAAACGGTTACGTTTTTTTAATTTCTTCTTTCAATATCAAAGAACCAAATCCAAATTTGATTTTGTCGAATTCATATAGGATTGCCTTTGTAAGTGTGCTCAAATCTTTGAGTAAAATTTATGCCAAGCGTAATATTAGTTGTATAAATATTGCTCCTGGACCAATAAAAACAGACCGGTTAATAGCATTAGTAAATGATATTAATAAGTATGAAGAATCCCTGCCGATGGGGCGGGCAGGAAGGCCAGAAGAGATTGGAAAATTTGTCAAGTCAATTATAGAGAATGAAATAAAATACTTGAATGGAGTAACCATAAATTTTGATGGCGGAAAATCAAATTATGTTCTTTAG
- a CDS encoding N-acetylneuraminate synthase family protein, producing the protein MIICEVGLNHLGNENYAYSYIDAILKTKADAITFQIREPDYYINGREKLLLSDRFYRNAAKMIKSGNKKFGIALADANKIDFFNEIKIDFFKVIRNDINNFVLLNRLIESNASRIYVSTGMSSLEEIDEFISKFKKFISRITLVHTQISHDINKVNLKVINTLKGRYSIPIAFGNHCANLKVVFLSTAFLPTDIFIYVKSNESSYHPDEEHAVRLEELNKFISDLIVLPDSIGDGLKKKMGDERAKIPYEKSNNFS; encoded by the coding sequence ATGATAATCTGTGAAGTCGGATTGAACCATCTTGGAAACGAGAATTATGCATACAGCTACATAGATGCAATATTAAAAACTAAAGCTGATGCAATTACTTTCCAAATACGTGAGCCTGACTATTATATAAATGGTAGAGAAAAACTTTTATTAAGTGATAGATTTTATCGAAACGCAGCAAAAATGATAAAAAGTGGTAATAAAAAATTCGGCATTGCACTTGCCGATGCAAATAAAATAGATTTTTTTAATGAAATTAAAATCGATTTTTTCAAAGTGATAAGAAATGATATTAATAATTTTGTTTTATTAAATCGTCTGATCGAGAGTAATGCAAGTAGAATTTATGTTTCGACTGGAATGAGTAGTCTTGAAGAGATTGACGAATTTATCTCGAAATTCAAAAAATTTATTTCTAGAATTACTCTTGTACATACTCAAATATCTCATGACATTAATAAAGTTAATCTAAAAGTGATTAACACTTTAAAGGGAAGATATTCTATCCCAATTGCATTTGGAAATCATTGTGCAAACCTAAAAGTAGTTTTTCTTTCGACTGCTTTTTTACCAACAGATATTTTTATCTATGTCAAAAGTAATGAATCAAGTTATCATCCTGATGAAGAGCATGCTGTCAGATTGGAAGAGTTAAATAAATTTATTAGTGATTTAATTGTTTTGCCTGATTCAATTGGGGATGGATTAAAAAAGAAAATGGGAGATGAAAGGGCTAAAATACCTTATGAAAAAAGCAATAATTTTAGCTAG
- a CDS encoding acylneuraminate cytidylyltransferase family protein, whose product MANKIVAIIPARGGSKGIKNKNLYKFIDKPLIAWSILSAQNSGIIDSVYVSSDSNEILNTAVSFGAKTIKRPDILANDIIMPDAALFHALNYITEPIEYIVFLQPTSPLRKNDDIKKAIFQIKNENADSLLSGVPAHHFIWSKKKKYFHPLNYDYLKRPRRQDFFQYVENGSIYIFKPWILKKNKNRLGGKITLYEMEDWQLYQIDSPDDIHQLEAIYERHRNHFIKEGRK is encoded by the coding sequence TTGGCAAATAAAATAGTTGCAATAATTCCTGCTAGAGGTGGATCTAAGGGTATAAAAAACAAAAATCTTTATAAATTTATTGATAAACCATTAATTGCTTGGTCAATCCTTTCAGCTCAAAATTCGGGAATAATTGATTCAGTTTATGTATCATCTGATTCAAATGAAATATTGAATACAGCGGTAAGTTTTGGAGCAAAGACTATTAAACGACCTGATATACTGGCAAATGATATTATTATGCCTGATGCTGCTTTGTTTCATGCACTGAACTATATTACTGAGCCAATTGAATACATCGTCTTTTTACAACCCACATCTCCTTTAAGAAAGAATGATGATATTAAAAAGGCAATATTTCAGATTAAAAATGAGAATGCTGATTCTTTGCTTTCAGGTGTTCCGGCGCATCATTTTATTTGGAGCAAAAAGAAAAAGTATTTTCATCCCTTAAATTATGATTATTTGAAACGTCCACGCCGTCAAGATTTTTTTCAATATGTTGAAAATGGTTCAATATATATTTTCAAACCCTGGATTCTTAAAAAAAATAAGAATCGCTTGGGTGGTAAAATTACGCTTTACGAGATGGAGGATTGGCAACTTTATCAAATTGATAGTCCCGATGATATTCATCAATTGGAAGCAATATACGAAAGGCACCGCAATCATTTCATAAAAGAAGGTAGAAAATGA
- a CDS encoding N-acetylneuraminate synthase family protein: MDFEILETPYLIGEIGINHNGDIQIAKKLIDAVHACGWNCAKFQKRTPELCVPEEQKNIMRDTPWGRITYLDYKKRIEFNESEYDYLNNYCQEKPLDWTASVWDIPSLEFIMKYSIPFIKIPSAMVTNHELLLQVAKTGKQVLLSTGMSTLKEVDIAVNLFLKNGCNPILLHTNSSYPAPTNELNLSLIPFYKERYGCTIGYSGHEEDLTPTVVAVVLGAKIVERHITLSHSLWGTDQKASLELLAMDMLAKRIKNIKLMIGEPKKIVYPSEFEARKRLRK, encoded by the coding sequence ATGGATTTTGAAATATTGGAAACACCTTACCTAATAGGAGAAATCGGTATCAATCATAATGGTGATATACAAATTGCAAAGAAATTGATTGATGCTGTGCATGCGTGTGGATGGAATTGTGCAAAATTTCAAAAAAGAACTCCTGAATTGTGTGTACCAGAAGAACAAAAGAATATAATGAGAGATACCCCATGGGGACGAATTACGTATCTAGATTATAAAAAAAGAATTGAATTCAATGAAAGTGAATACGATTATTTAAATAATTATTGTCAGGAAAAACCACTGGACTGGACAGCTTCAGTATGGGATATACCGAGTCTTGAATTTATCATGAAATATTCGATCCCATTTATAAAAATTCCTTCAGCAATGGTTACAAATCATGAATTATTATTACAGGTGGCCAAAACAGGGAAACAGGTATTATTATCTACAGGCATGTCAACTTTGAAAGAGGTGGATATTGCTGTAAATCTATTTTTAAAAAATGGCTGTAATCCAATTCTATTACATACAAACTCAAGTTATCCTGCCCCAACAAACGAATTAAATTTAAGTTTAATACCCTTTTATAAAGAACGATATGGCTGTACTATCGGTTATTCTGGTCATGAGGAAGATTTAACGCCAACTGTAGTTGCGGTCGTTCTGGGGGCTAAAATTGTTGAAAGACATATAACTTTATCGCATAGTTTATGGGGAACTGATCAAAAAGCAAGCCTTGAGCTCTTAGCAATGGACATGCTAGCGAAGCGAATAAAAAATATTAAATTGATGATTGGAGAACCTAAAAAGATTGTTTACCCAAGTGAATTTGAAGCCAGAAAAAGACTAAGAAAATAA
- a CDS encoding SDR family oxidoreductase: MKILVTGGAGFIGSNIVDELLKRNHSVRILDNFSTGKRENIQEFFKDIELIEGDIRNYTTVENSVKGIEVILHQAALPSVPRSINDPLSTNEVNISGTLNILEAARLNGVRRLIFASSSSVYGNSTELPKHEGLKPNPLSPYAVSKLTGEYFCKVYSEIYGLETIALRYFNVFGPRQDPNSEYSAVIPKFIKAFMENRQPVIYGDGTQSRDFTYVENVVEANILAISMMYQSWLTMNCATSNPITLNELVKQLNSLSTKNIIPIYNKSKPGDIKHSYADISLIRNELGYKPKTDFINGLFKLFQIMC, from the coding sequence ATGAAAATATTAGTTACGGGCGGCGCTGGATTTATCGGCTCAAATATTGTTGATGAATTACTAAAGCGTAATCACTCAGTAAGAATTTTGGACAATTTCTCAACAGGGAAAAGAGAGAATATTCAGGAATTTTTTAAAGATATTGAATTGATAGAAGGAGATATACGAAACTACACAACGGTTGAAAATTCGGTAAAGGGAATTGAGGTAATACTTCATCAGGCTGCACTTCCATCAGTGCCTCGTTCAATTAACGATCCTCTATCAACAAACGAAGTTAATATAAGTGGTACTCTAAATATTTTGGAGGCAGCTAGACTTAATGGCGTTCGGCGGCTGATTTTTGCATCATCTTCCTCTGTTTATGGTAATTCAACTGAACTTCCTAAACATGAAGGTCTTAAGCCAAATCCTTTGTCACCGTACGCAGTATCAAAATTAACCGGCGAGTATTTCTGCAAAGTGTATAGCGAAATTTATGGACTTGAGACCATAGCATTGCGTTATTTCAATGTATTTGGACCACGGCAGGATCCCAATTCAGAATATTCAGCTGTAATCCCAAAATTTATTAAAGCATTTATGGAAAACCGTCAGCCCGTAATTTATGGAGATGGTACCCAAAGCAGGGATTTTACTTATGTAGAAAATGTTGTTGAAGCCAATATATTAGCAATAAGTATGATGTATCAATCCTGGCTTACAATGAATTGTGCTACATCGAATCCGATAACATTAAATGAGTTAGTAAAACAATTAAATTCGTTGTCAACAAAAAATATAATTCCTATTTATAATAAATCTAAACCAGGGGATATCAAACATAGTTATGCGGATATAAGTCTGATCAGAAATGAGCTCGGGTATAAACCCAAAACAGATTTTATTAATGGACTTTTTAAATTATTTCAAATAATGTGTTAA
- a CDS encoding GDP-L-fucose synthase, which yields MINTNSKLYIAGHTGMVGSALMRKFTSERFTNIVTRTFEQLDLRNQQAVNDFFETEKPEYVIIAAAKVGGILANNTYRAEFLYDNLMIQSNIIHASYLHGVKKLIFLGSSCIYPRNCPQPIKEEYLLTGPLEPTNEPYAIAKIAGIKLCENYYRQYGCNFFSVMPTNLYGPNDNYDLETSHVLPALIRKFHEAKVNNAEYVEVWGTGTPRREFMYVDDLADAVYFLIQKIDAKCIYEKEITHLNIGTGQDVTIKELAELIKTVTNYQGVLRFDNSKPDGTPKKLLDVSRFTILGWNYKTELKDGLEKTYKQFIEK from the coding sequence ATGATTAACACAAACTCAAAACTCTACATCGCCGGTCATACTGGGATGGTTGGCTCAGCCCTAATGAGGAAATTTACTTCCGAAAGATTCACAAATATCGTTACAAGAACCTTCGAACAGCTCGACCTCCGGAACCAGCAGGCTGTAAACGATTTTTTCGAAACCGAAAAACCCGAATACGTTATCATCGCAGCTGCAAAGGTCGGAGGTATTCTTGCAAATAATACCTACCGCGCAGAATTCCTTTATGATAACCTGATGATCCAATCCAACATTATCCATGCATCTTATCTTCATGGAGTTAAAAAGCTAATCTTTCTTGGAAGTTCATGCATCTACCCGCGGAATTGCCCCCAGCCGATTAAAGAGGAATACCTTCTAACTGGTCCGCTGGAACCTACAAACGAACCTTACGCAATTGCTAAGATAGCCGGTATAAAACTTTGCGAAAATTATTACCGTCAGTATGGATGCAATTTCTTTTCCGTAATGCCGACAAACCTCTACGGTCCAAATGATAATTATGATCTCGAAACTTCTCATGTACTTCCGGCACTTATAAGGAAATTCCACGAAGCTAAAGTTAATAATGCAGAGTATGTTGAAGTGTGGGGAACAGGTACTCCTAGAAGAGAATTTATGTATGTAGATGATCTGGCAGATGCTGTTTATTTCCTAATTCAGAAAATTGATGCGAAATGTATCTATGAAAAAGAAATTACACACCTTAATATTGGAACAGGACAAGACGTCACAATTAAAGAACTTGCTGAATTAATTAAAACTGTAACGAATTATCAAGGCGTATTAAGATTTGACAATTCCAAACCGGATGGTACGCCAAAAAAACTCTTGGATGTTTCTCGTTTTACCATTCTAGGGTGGAATTACAAAACTGAATTAAAAGACGGATTAGAAAAAACATATAAACAATTTATTGAAAAATAA
- a CDS encoding four helix bundle protein — protein sequence MEKVHKTHRDLDLWKNSIQLVKYIYDLSSSFPSNELYGLTSQLRRAAVSVPSNIAEGSARHSKKEFVQFLYIASGSMSEIETQLIISNELNYISVTELEKLINQLNELRAQLYGLIKYLNK from the coding sequence ATGGAAAAGGTACATAAGACACATAGAGACTTAGACTTATGGAAAAATTCGATTCAACTAGTAAAATATATTTATGATCTTTCAAGTAGTTTCCCGAGTAATGAATTGTATGGTCTTACATCTCAATTGCGAAGAGCAGCTGTTTCGGTCCCTTCGAATATTGCGGAAGGGAGTGCACGTCATTCAAAAAAAGAATTTGTACAGTTTTTATATATTGCATCAGGCTCAATGTCAGAAATTGAAACTCAGCTAATTATTTCAAACGAATTAAATTATATATCAGTAACCGAACTAGAAAAATTAATAAATCAACTTAATGAGTTGCGAGCTCAACTCTATGGATTAATTAAATATCTAAATAAATAA
- the gmd gene encoding GDP-mannose 4,6-dehydratase: MKKALITGITGQDGSYLTEILLGKGYEVHGIIRRSSSFNTGRIDHLYNDPEISGRKLFLHYGDVVDTSNLNRLLEKIGPDEIYNLAAQSHVKVSFEVPDYTAQVDALGTLRFLDAIRETGLIKHTKFYQASTSELFGKVQETPQNENTPFYPRSPYGVAKLYGYWIVKNYREAYGLYAVNGILFNHESPRRGETFVTRKITRAVSRIVFGLQKKVTLGNLDAKRDWGFAPEYCEGMWRILQHPEPEDFVLATGETHTIREFCELAFKEAGIELEWHGKAEKEVGVIKGFCHSELVSESELTNQPIIQPTTDHRSLITDHRSLTPGTPVVAIDPVYYRPTEVDLLIGDYSKAKQKLGWEPKVKFEELIKIMMKSDLEKVVKRGY; the protein is encoded by the coding sequence ATGAAAAAAGCCCTAATAACAGGCATTACCGGTCAGGACGGAAGCTACTTAACTGAGATTCTCCTAGGTAAAGGCTATGAAGTTCACGGCATTATTCGAAGAAGCAGCTCTTTTAATACTGGAAGAATTGACCACCTCTATAATGATCCGGAAATAAGTGGCAGGAAACTGTTTCTTCACTATGGCGACGTTGTTGATACGAGCAATTTAAACCGGTTGCTTGAGAAAATTGGTCCCGATGAGATTTACAATCTTGCGGCGCAGAGCCATGTTAAAGTCTCTTTTGAAGTGCCGGATTATACTGCCCAGGTAGATGCACTCGGTACGCTACGGTTTTTAGATGCAATAAGGGAAACCGGATTGATTAAACATACCAAGTTTTATCAGGCTTCTACTTCAGAACTGTTTGGTAAAGTCCAGGAAACGCCGCAGAATGAGAATACTCCTTTTTACCCGAGGTCTCCGTACGGGGTTGCTAAACTTTACGGATACTGGATAGTCAAAAACTATAGAGAAGCTTATGGACTCTATGCCGTTAATGGAATTCTGTTTAACCATGAGTCTCCAAGAAGAGGGGAAACTTTTGTAACCAGAAAAATTACAAGGGCAGTTTCTAGAATTGTGTTTGGTCTTCAGAAGAAAGTCACACTCGGTAATCTAGATGCTAAAAGGGATTGGGGTTTTGCGCCCGAATACTGCGAAGGAATGTGGAGAATTCTTCAGCATCCTGAACCTGAGGATTTTGTCCTGGCAACCGGTGAAACCCATACTATAAGGGAATTCTGCGAGCTTGCTTTTAAAGAAGCCGGCATAGAACTCGAATGGCATGGGAAAGCCGAAAAAGAAGTCGGAGTTATTAAAGGTTTCTGTCATTCTGAACTTGTTTCAGAATCTGAGTTAACCAATCAACCAATCATCCAACCCACTACCGATCACAGATCACTGATTACAGATCACCGCTCACTTACCCCCGGTACTCCTGTCGTTGCCATTGACCCAGTCTACTACCGCCCGACAGAGGTCGATCTTCTAATAGGCGATTACTCAAAGGCAAAACAAAAGCTCGGCTGGGAGCCGAAAGTAAAGTTTGAAGAACTTATTAAGATTATGATGAAATCGGATCTGGAAAAGGTTGTGAAGAGAGGATATTAG
- a CDS encoding nucleotide sugar dehydrogenase produces the protein MTQKTQLLNKINSRSAVIGIIGMGYVGLPLALTFAEKDFTVIGFDIDDRKIPLLNKGESYIKHIDSSRILEQVKKKKFSATSDFSGLINVDAIIICVPTPLDEHREPDLTYIEESGREIAKYLKEGQLVALESSTYPGTTDEVLLPILEKGISAVVGIEEDKEEMIGVPERNMKVGENFFLAFSPEREDPNNPDYTTSTIPKVVGGVTPNCLEVAKALYDQIIVKTVPVSSARAAEATKLLENIFRSINIALVNELKMVFDRMEIDVWEVIRAAATKPFGFMEFQPGPGLGGHCIPIDPFYLTWKAREYDINTKFIELAGEINTYQPYYVVEKTRDVLNQNGKSLSQSKILLIGVSYKRNIDDMRESPSLKLIELFRSRGSQIDYYDPYIPKLPPTRKYNFEMSSVQFNSSTISSHDLVLISTDHDSVDYQLIADNAKLIVDTRNVFERKGVKSGKIFKA, from the coding sequence ATGACACAGAAAACCCAATTACTCAACAAAATCAACTCCAGATCCGCTGTTATCGGAATCATCGGCATGGGCTACGTCGGACTCCCCCTCGCCCTTACATTTGCTGAAAAAGATTTTACAGTCATCGGATTCGATATCGACGACCGGAAAATTCCTCTTCTTAACAAGGGAGAGAGCTATATCAAGCATATCGATTCATCAAGAATTCTGGAACAGGTTAAAAAGAAGAAATTCTCAGCTACATCGGATTTTTCCGGATTGATTAATGTTGACGCTATTATAATCTGCGTCCCAACTCCGCTCGATGAACACCGCGAACCCGACCTTACCTATATCGAAGAATCCGGCAGGGAAATAGCTAAATACCTTAAAGAAGGACAGCTCGTTGCGCTTGAGTCATCAACATATCCCGGTACTACGGATGAAGTCCTCCTCCCGATCCTCGAAAAGGGGATCAGCGCGGTTGTCGGTATTGAGGAAGATAAAGAGGAAATGATCGGCGTTCCTGAACGGAATATGAAAGTCGGAGAAAACTTCTTCCTCGCTTTTAGTCCGGAACGCGAGGACCCGAATAATCCCGATTATACAACCTCTACAATTCCAAAAGTAGTCGGCGGAGTTACTCCAAATTGCCTTGAAGTCGCTAAAGCGCTCTACGACCAGATAATCGTTAAAACCGTCCCTGTCAGTTCCGCCCGTGCAGCCGAAGCTACCAAACTGCTCGAAAATATCTTCCGCTCCATTAATATAGCATTGGTTAATGAACTAAAAATGGTCTTCGACCGTATGGAAATTGACGTCTGGGAAGTAATAAGGGCCGCCGCTACCAAGCCGTTCGGGTTTATGGAGTTCCAGCCCGGACCCGGACTCGGAGGGCACTGCATCCCGATCGACCCTTTCTACCTTACATGGAAAGCCCGCGAATACGATATCAATACAAAGTTTATTGAACTGGCCGGTGAAATTAATACTTATCAGCCCTATTACGTTGTCGAAAAGACAAGAGATGTCCTGAACCAGAACGGCAAGTCATTAAGCCAGTCAAAGATTCTACTGATCGGTGTCTCGTATAAGAGAAATATTGACGATATGCGCGAGTCACCTTCGCTTAAGCTGATCGAACTCTTCAGGTCTCGGGGCTCGCAAATTGATTACTACGATCCCTATATCCCTAAACTCCCCCCGACACGCAAATATAATTTCGAAATGTCCTCTGTACAGTTCAACAGTTCAACAATTTCCTCCCATGATCTTGTACTTATTTCTACAGACCATGATTCAGTCGATTATCAGCTCATTGCGGATAATGCAAAGTTAATTGTGGACACACGAAACGTTTTCGAGAGGAAAGGTGTGAAGAGTGGAAAGATTTTTAAAGCATGA